One window of the Runella slithyformis DSM 19594 genome contains the following:
- a CDS encoding DUF6089 family protein — translation MLALLLSNEQTAYGQAESRWEAGGGAGGVGYLGDLNQRDMLSKEFNFSYHGFIRKYLGTGNFALRYNLQFGKFSGRDSHYPNRASRNLSIDTRFFENAFLIEWDYFDINPIYYRQYYGYQPVYTPYFFAGPAVVYTNPRPNFDLTYSPYTSILEGIEHDRNARYAHWHLAFAFGGGMKFDLSPSINLGMEASFRIAASDYLDGISRAGNPNRNDAYQLLSLTGTYRLGLKQRNIRRKWR, via the coding sequence ATGTTGGCATTGTTATTGTCAAATGAACAAACGGCCTACGGGCAGGCTGAAAGTCGTTGGGAAGCCGGCGGCGGGGCGGGAGGTGTGGGGTACCTCGGGGATTTGAATCAACGGGATATGCTGTCTAAAGAGTTTAATTTCAGCTACCATGGCTTTATTCGTAAATACTTGGGAACCGGCAATTTTGCCCTGCGGTATAATCTTCAATTCGGGAAGTTCAGCGGCCGTGACAGTCATTACCCCAACCGTGCTTCCCGAAACCTCAGCATTGATACCCGATTTTTTGAAAATGCTTTTTTGATCGAATGGGACTATTTCGATATCAATCCTATTTATTATCGTCAATATTACGGCTATCAACCGGTTTATACGCCGTATTTTTTTGCCGGCCCGGCCGTGGTCTATACCAATCCCCGTCCCAATTTTGACCTGACCTATTCGCCCTATACAAGCATCCTGGAGGGCATTGAGCACGATAGGAATGCTCGGTACGCCCATTGGCATTTGGCCTTTGCCTTTGGAGGTGGAATGAAATTTGATCTGTCGCCCAGTATCAATTTAGGGATGGAAGCCTCTTTTCGTATTGCTGCCAGCGACTATCTCGACGGCATCAGCAGGGCCGGGAATCCCAATCGAAATGATGCCTATCAACTGCTCAGCCTTACCGGTACGTACCGACTCGGGCTTAAGCAGCGAAACATACGACGGAAATGGCGTTGA
- the fusA gene encoding elongation factor G yields MARDLKFTRNIGIAAHIDAGKTTTTERILYYAGVSHKIGEVHDGAATMDWMAQEQERGITITSAATTVDWTYRNDKYHINIIDTPGHVDFTVEVNRSLRVLDGLVFLFSAVDGVEPQSETNWRLANNYNVARLGFVNKMDRSGADFLNVCKQVKEMLGSYAVPLQLPIGAEENFKGVVDLVNFRGMVWNEHDKGMTFQEVPIPDDMLEEATEWREKLLEAVAEFDDTLMEKYFEDPTSITEAEILAALREAVIAMKVVPMLCGSSFKNKGVQTMLDYVMALLPSPLDKESIKGTNPNTGEEIARKPSVTEPFSALAFKIATDPYVGRLCFIRAYSGVLEAGSYVLNNRSENKERISRIFQMHANKQNAIERLEAGDIGAVVGFKDIKTGDTLSDEKNPIILESMVFPEPVIGYAIEPKKTADQDNFSKAIGKLIEEDPTLQVESNEETGQTIIKGMGELHLEIIIDRMRREFKVEVNQGAPQVAYKEAITKNVEHREVYKKQTGGRGKFADIVFELGPRDDHEPGQEVKKGLQFVNEVVGGAIPREFIQPVQKGFEAAMVNGPLAGYQLESMKVRLFHGSYHDVDSDSLSFELAAKMGFKEAARMAGPKLLEPIMAVEVLTPEEYTGPITGDLNRRRGIMKGMDSRAGSQVIKADVPLSELFGYVTDLRTMSSGRATANLTFSHYEFLPNNLAETVIAKSKG; encoded by the coding sequence ATGGCACGTGATTTAAAATTCACAAGAAACATTGGGATTGCTGCTCACATTGATGCTGGGAAAACCACCACAACGGAGCGTATTCTTTATTATGCGGGCGTTAGCCACAAAATTGGAGAGGTACACGACGGTGCCGCAACAATGGACTGGATGGCTCAAGAGCAGGAGCGCGGTATTACCATTACTTCTGCCGCTACTACTGTAGATTGGACCTATAGAAACGACAAATACCACATCAACATTATTGATACCCCGGGTCACGTGGACTTTACGGTAGAGGTAAACCGTTCGTTGCGCGTATTGGATGGGCTTGTGTTTTTGTTCAGTGCCGTAGATGGTGTTGAACCTCAATCTGAAACCAACTGGCGTTTGGCCAACAATTATAACGTAGCTCGTTTAGGCTTCGTCAATAAAATGGACCGTTCGGGAGCTGACTTTTTGAACGTGTGCAAGCAGGTAAAGGAAATGCTGGGAAGCTACGCAGTGCCTTTGCAATTGCCGATCGGAGCCGAGGAGAACTTCAAAGGTGTGGTTGATTTGGTGAATTTCCGTGGAATGGTATGGAATGAGCACGACAAAGGAATGACTTTCCAGGAAGTGCCTATCCCTGATGATATGTTGGAAGAAGCAACCGAATGGCGTGAAAAACTCCTCGAAGCCGTTGCCGAATTTGACGATACCCTGATGGAGAAATACTTCGAGGATCCTACTTCGATTACTGAAGCCGAGATTTTGGCCGCTTTGCGTGAAGCCGTTATTGCGATGAAAGTCGTCCCGATGCTTTGCGGTTCATCTTTCAAGAACAAAGGCGTACAAACCATGCTTGATTATGTGATGGCTTTATTGCCTTCACCGTTGGATAAAGAAAGCATCAAAGGAACCAATCCCAATACAGGAGAAGAAATTGCCCGTAAACCCAGCGTGACCGAGCCTTTCTCTGCCTTAGCGTTTAAAATTGCCACTGACCCTTACGTGGGTCGTTTGTGTTTTATCCGTGCGTATTCAGGCGTATTGGAAGCCGGTTCTTATGTATTGAACAACCGCTCGGAAAACAAAGAGCGTATCTCCCGTATCTTCCAAATGCACGCCAACAAGCAAAACGCTATCGAGCGTTTGGAAGCGGGTGACATCGGTGCAGTAGTAGGTTTTAAAGACATCAAAACAGGTGATACTCTTTCTGATGAGAAAAACCCGATCATTCTGGAATCCATGGTATTCCCCGAGCCTGTGATCGGATATGCCATCGAGCCTAAGAAAACAGCCGATCAGGATAACTTCTCGAAAGCCATCGGTAAACTCATCGAAGAAGATCCTACCCTTCAGGTGGAATCAAACGAAGAGACCGGCCAAACCATTATCAAAGGAATGGGCGAGCTTCACCTGGAGATCATCATCGACCGTATGCGTCGTGAGTTCAAGGTAGAAGTAAACCAGGGTGCACCGCAGGTAGCTTACAAAGAAGCCATCACGAAGAACGTTGAACACCGCGAGGTTTACAAAAAACAAACGGGTGGTCGCGGTAAATTTGCCGATATCGTATTTGAACTCGGGCCACGTGACGATCACGAGCCGGGTCAGGAAGTGAAAAAAGGATTGCAGTTTGTCAATGAAGTCGTAGGGGGAGCAATTCCGCGCGAATTCATCCAACCGGTTCAAAAAGGATTTGAAGCAGCGATGGTCAACGGACCGTTGGCAGGCTACCAATTGGAAAGCATGAAAGTGCGTCTTTTCCACGGTTCCTACCACGATGTTGACTCCGATTCACTCTCGTTTGAATTGGCCGCTAAAATGGGCTTCAAAGAAGCCGCTCGTATGGCCGGTCCGAAATTGCTTGAACCAATCATGGCAGTGGAAGTATTGACGCCTGAAGAATACACCGGCCCTATCACAGGTGACTTAAACCGTCGTCGCGGTATCATGAAAGGCATGGACTCACGCGCCGGTTCACAGGTAATCAAGGCGGATGTACCTTTGTCGGAATTGTTCGGTTACGTAACAGACCTTCGCACCATGTCGTCGGGTCGTGCTACTGCCAACCTGACCTTCTCGCACTACGAGTTCCTGCCAAACAACTTGGCCGAGACCGTTATTGCAAAGTCTAAAGGATAG
- the rpsJ gene encoding 30S ribosomal protein S10: MNQKIRIKLKSFDHNLVDKSADRIVKAVKSTGAVVSGPIPLPTEKQIYTVLRSPHVNKKSREQFQLCTYKRLIDIHSSSAKTVDALMKLELPSGVDVEIKV, translated from the coding sequence ATGAATCAAAAAATTCGTATCAAACTGAAGTCATTTGACCACAACTTGGTGGACAAATCGGCTGACCGTATCGTGAAAGCGGTGAAATCAACGGGTGCTGTGGTTAGCGGCCCGATTCCATTGCCTACTGAAAAGCAGATCTACACGGTACTTCGCTCGCCCCACGTGAACAAAAAGTCACGTGAGCAGTTCCAACTTTGCACCTACAAGCGCCTGATCGACATTCACTCGTCAAGCGCCAAAACCGTAGATGCGTTGATGAAACTCGAATTGCCAAGTGGTGTTGATGTCGAAATTAAAGTTTAA
- a CDS encoding helix-turn-helix transcriptional regulator, with product MTAKQNSDYLEKLNRLDQSLLRENVELTRQELKVLYWAIEGKTNEEIAEELDRHLCTIKTHKNNLIAKLNLKGRIEFQKYVLKMMKSHTLGGEKSI from the coding sequence ATGACAGCCAAACAAAACTCAGATTATTTAGAAAAATTGAACCGCTTGGATCAATCCCTCCTCCGTGAAAACGTAGAACTTACCCGGCAAGAGCTAAAGGTGCTTTATTGGGCGATAGAAGGGAAAACAAATGAAGAAATAGCCGAAGAACTTGACCGACATCTTTGTACGATCAAGACCCACAAAAACAACCTTATTGCAAAGCTAAATCTAAAAGGAAGAATAGAATTTCAAAAATATGTGCTGAAAATGATGAAATCTCATACTTTGGGTGGAGAAAAATCCATCTAA
- a CDS encoding TonB-dependent receptor, whose product MKQCLLLILVSFGLQAQTISLSGYVREKGSRENLIGVSVGVVGSSNGTTTNAYGFYSLRLPANQAVSVRFSALGYAAEEKTFTLSQSLQQDILLSPKAQELEEVTVSGQIDANQTPQMSVVRLPVSQIKQIPALLGEKDVIKALQLLPGVQKGTEGSTALYVRGGGPDQNLILLDEAQVYNANHLFGFFSVFNGDAIKNVDFWKGGFPARYGGRLSSVIDLQMKEGGKDHLRGEGGIGLLSSRLTLDGPLKKGKSSFLVSGRRTYLDLLTMPLMSKELKTGYSFYDLNAKLNFDLGTKDKLYVSGYFGNDALRIKEQVERTSSTIHTNSGLGWGNATGTLRWNHLFNQKLFLNTTVAVTDFRFRLFDDFERIRTDGGANRSTFTEFTSSIRDYTLKADFDYFPNNSHQFKFGALVTNHRFKPRAYTKENRESNIGESDNQLFTNQEFGAYIEDTYTHQKFSVNAGIRLSGMTTHARTYLFAEPRLTASYALPQHWVLKASYSRTNQFVHLLTNTGTGLSTDLWVPATERVPPQQADQLAIGLTKAFPKAGLNLTIESYRKWMRGIVAYKEGATFLSFDEGAKPLQWENNVTTGRGWAYGTEVLLQKNKGRLTGWIGYTLSWTVHQFDSLNNGKRFYPRYDRRHDFSLVASYKLSPKITLSANWVYATGNALTVPQGFYFTQAGLGQTFPERSDYLGSRNSFRAEAYHRLDVAVQFHKKKRWGERTWEVGLYNAYSRQNPLYYYLKTENSPQGQRTTLAKRSLFPVIPSVTYNFKF is encoded by the coding sequence ATGAAACAGTGTTTGTTATTGATTTTAGTGAGTTTCGGTTTACAGGCTCAAACCATTAGCCTAAGTGGCTACGTCCGAGAAAAAGGCAGCCGGGAAAACCTTATCGGAGTGAGCGTTGGAGTGGTGGGGAGTTCTAACGGCACTACTACCAATGCTTACGGATTTTATTCACTTCGCCTTCCTGCCAATCAGGCCGTCAGTGTTCGTTTTTCTGCGTTAGGTTACGCTGCCGAAGAAAAAACGTTTACGCTTTCGCAATCTCTTCAACAGGATATACTGCTATCACCCAAAGCACAGGAATTGGAAGAGGTAACGGTAAGCGGTCAAATAGACGCCAACCAAACACCTCAGATGAGTGTAGTGCGCTTACCGGTATCCCAAATCAAGCAAATTCCTGCGCTTCTGGGAGAGAAAGATGTCATCAAAGCCTTACAACTTTTGCCGGGCGTACAAAAAGGTACGGAAGGCAGCACGGCTTTGTACGTGCGGGGTGGCGGTCCTGACCAAAACCTCATTCTGCTGGACGAAGCCCAAGTCTATAACGCCAATCATTTGTTTGGTTTTTTCTCCGTATTCAACGGAGACGCTATCAAAAACGTGGACTTTTGGAAAGGCGGCTTTCCCGCTCGCTACGGAGGGCGGTTGTCGTCGGTCATTGATCTACAGATGAAAGAGGGCGGCAAAGATCACCTGCGAGGCGAAGGGGGAATTGGGCTGCTATCCAGTCGCCTAACCCTTGATGGGCCATTGAAAAAAGGAAAATCTTCGTTTTTGGTGTCGGGAAGACGTACTTACCTTGATTTGCTTACGATGCCGTTGATGTCAAAAGAACTGAAAACCGGCTACAGTTTTTATGATTTGAATGCCAAACTGAATTTTGATTTGGGCACGAAAGACAAGCTTTACGTAAGTGGCTATTTTGGTAATGATGCCCTGCGCATCAAAGAGCAGGTAGAACGCACTTCTTCCACCATTCATACCAACTCGGGACTGGGCTGGGGCAATGCCACGGGGACACTGCGCTGGAATCACTTATTCAATCAAAAACTCTTTCTGAATACAACGGTGGCCGTGACTGATTTTCGCTTCCGATTGTTTGATGATTTTGAACGGATCCGCACCGATGGCGGAGCGAATAGAAGTACTTTTACGGAGTTTACCTCTTCCATTCGAGATTATACCCTCAAAGCTGATTTCGACTATTTTCCCAACAATTCGCATCAGTTCAAATTTGGAGCGTTAGTTACCAATCACCGTTTTAAGCCGCGTGCCTACACCAAGGAAAATCGAGAAAGTAATATTGGGGAAAGTGACAACCAACTCTTTACAAATCAGGAATTTGGGGCCTACATTGAAGATACTTATACCCATCAAAAATTTTCAGTCAATGCAGGGATTCGACTGAGTGGTATGACTACCCATGCTCGTACGTATCTTTTTGCCGAACCTCGCCTAACAGCGAGCTACGCTTTGCCCCAACATTGGGTACTGAAAGCGTCTTATTCTCGTACCAATCAATTTGTCCATTTATTGACCAATACCGGCACGGGACTTTCCACCGATTTGTGGGTACCGGCTACCGAGCGTGTCCCTCCCCAACAAGCCGACCAATTGGCCATAGGGCTTACCAAAGCCTTTCCCAAGGCAGGGTTAAATTTAACAATTGAAAGTTATCGCAAATGGATGCGCGGTATCGTAGCTTACAAAGAAGGAGCTACTTTTTTGTCCTTTGATGAGGGGGCAAAACCATTGCAATGGGAAAACAACGTAACCACCGGACGCGGATGGGCGTATGGAACAGAGGTTTTACTCCAAAAAAATAAAGGCCGATTGACGGGTTGGATAGGTTACACGCTCTCGTGGACGGTGCATCAATTTGATTCCCTCAATAACGGCAAACGATTCTATCCGCGCTATGATCGCCGGCACGATTTTTCGTTGGTGGCTTCGTATAAATTATCGCCCAAAATCACCCTCTCTGCCAACTGGGTCTATGCCACCGGCAACGCCCTAACTGTACCGCAGGGTTTTTATTTTACACAGGCAGGTTTAGGGCAAACTTTCCCTGAACGCTCTGATTATCTGGGCAGTCGCAATAGTTTCCGGGCAGAAGCCTACCACCGACTCGACGTAGCGGTGCAGTTTCATAAGAAAAAGCGCTGGGGTGAACGTACCTGGGAAGTGGGGCTTTACAACGCGTACAGTCGCCAAAATCCGCTTTATTATTACCTGAAAACCGAAAATTCACCTCAAGGGCAACGAACTACGTTGGCAAAAAGGTCTTTATTCCCGGTCATCCCTTCGGTGACTTATAACTTCAAATTCTGA
- a CDS encoding DUF4249 family protein: protein MKQLQYFFGLMASLWFASCDSGVETERISPDNLVAVSSLISPQDSVVRVYVYQGKALDELARSDAAIISDAQVTIEEGGILHSLVFDAKTNSYSISNQEIKIAASKRYNLQVTTKPGLVLKAACIVPPNPDMLLIKGWQEGNDYVFNLDWPTLDKVTFFTFRFELTDVIFKPQLGASSGPSLGFITGSNLFNNKDRPNKLFESKISNAFRAEKVALKTTFYSLESNAFNYLKTKDDAYSWSANTSGLIPNLREPQPVFSNIQGGVGIFGAYNQAITVTSIK from the coding sequence ATGAAACAACTTCAGTATTTCTTTGGATTAATGGCAAGTCTTTGGTTTGCTTCCTGCGATAGCGGGGTAGAAACAGAAAGGATTTCACCTGACAATTTAGTCGCCGTCAGCTCGCTTATATCCCCCCAAGATTCGGTAGTGCGGGTATATGTCTATCAGGGCAAAGCATTAGACGAATTGGCACGCTCTGATGCAGCAATCATCTCCGATGCCCAAGTGACTATTGAAGAGGGTGGTATACTTCACAGCTTAGTTTTTGATGCCAAAACAAACAGTTATTCAATCAGTAATCAGGAAATAAAAATTGCGGCCTCGAAACGATACAACCTTCAGGTTACTACAAAACCGGGCCTTGTTTTAAAGGCAGCCTGTATTGTCCCGCCAAACCCTGACATGCTACTAATCAAGGGTTGGCAGGAAGGAAATGACTATGTTTTTAATCTTGATTGGCCAACCCTTGATAAAGTTACTTTTTTTACTTTTCGTTTTGAATTAACCGATGTCATTTTTAAGCCACAATTAGGTGCCTCCTCCGGCCCTTCCTTAGGTTTTATTACAGGCAGTAATCTTTTTAATAATAAAGATCGTCCCAATAAACTGTTTGAAAGTAAAATATCTAATGCATTCAGGGCAGAAAAAGTAGCTCTCAAAACCACCTTTTACTCTCTGGAAAGCAATGCTTTTAACTATTTAAAGACTAAAGATGATGCTTATAGCTGGAGTGCCAATACAAGTGGGCTTATCCCAAATCTACGTGAACCACAGCCCGTATTCTCCAATATCCAAGGGGGTGTGGGAATATTCGGCGCTTATAATCAAGCTATTACCGTTACTTCAATAAAGTGA
- a CDS encoding sulfatase family protein, whose product MIKTRSVVYLLCGIIFCLPSAFSQTSRPNVVIIYADDLGYGDVSCYGAKKVATPNIDRLAKAGMRFTNAHTTSATCTPSRYSMLTGEYAWRKPGTGVATGDAAALILPGRSTLPLVFQNAGYKTGVVGKWHLGLGPQGGPDWNGEIKPSPLDIGFDESFIMAATGDRVPCVYVENRRVVNLDPADPIKVSFKEPIGNEPTGRANPERLKMKHSHGHDFTIINGIGRIGYMTGGKSARWKDEDMADIFTEKAVSFIEKHQAEPFFLYFSTQDIHVPRVPHERFAGKSGMGPRGDVILQLDWTVGQVMQTLDRLNLAKNTLVIFSSDNGPVVDDGYQDQAVELLNGHTPAGALRGGKYSAFDAGTRVPFIVRWPGQVKAGVSNALVSQIDLLASFAALTHQTFDATTAPDTKDYLSAFLGKDKKGRDYLIEHAGTFSIIKGDWKYIEPSQRAKKSIETNTELGNDPQPQLYNLAKDVGEKINLAEANLEKVKELQAFLKEVKEGRR is encoded by the coding sequence ATGATTAAAACACGTTCGGTTGTTTATCTTTTGTGCGGAATTATTTTTTGTCTGCCATCGGCCTTTTCGCAAACCTCCCGGCCCAATGTGGTCATCATTTATGCCGATGATTTGGGCTATGGCGATGTAAGTTGCTACGGAGCCAAAAAAGTAGCCACGCCCAACATTGACCGATTGGCCAAAGCGGGAATGCGTTTTACGAATGCCCACACCACTTCCGCGACCTGCACGCCGTCGCGCTACTCGATGCTGACGGGTGAATACGCCTGGCGCAAACCGGGTACCGGCGTAGCGACCGGCGATGCAGCAGCGTTGATCCTGCCCGGGCGCAGTACATTGCCCTTGGTTTTTCAAAATGCCGGGTACAAAACGGGCGTCGTTGGCAAATGGCACTTAGGCCTCGGTCCGCAGGGAGGCCCCGACTGGAACGGCGAGATCAAGCCGAGTCCGTTGGATATTGGTTTTGATGAGTCATTTATCATGGCAGCCACCGGCGACCGGGTGCCTTGCGTGTATGTGGAAAACCGTCGCGTAGTGAACCTCGACCCCGCTGACCCCATCAAGGTGAGTTTTAAAGAACCCATCGGCAATGAACCCACGGGACGGGCCAATCCCGAGCGGCTCAAAATGAAGCATTCACACGGGCATGATTTTACGATCATCAACGGAATAGGTCGCATTGGCTACATGACCGGCGGAAAATCAGCGCGGTGGAAAGACGAAGACATGGCCGATATTTTTACCGAAAAAGCCGTTTCGTTCATCGAAAAACACCAAGCTGAGCCCTTCTTTCTGTATTTCTCTACGCAGGATATTCACGTGCCGCGCGTACCGCATGAGCGTTTTGCGGGAAAAAGCGGCATGGGCCCGCGCGGCGATGTCATTCTGCAACTGGACTGGACGGTAGGCCAAGTCATGCAAACCCTTGATCGCCTGAACCTAGCCAAAAATACCCTCGTCATTTTCTCCAGTGACAACGGCCCCGTGGTGGATGATGGCTACCAAGACCAAGCCGTAGAACTCCTCAACGGTCACACGCCTGCGGGTGCGCTGCGCGGAGGCAAGTACAGCGCCTTTGATGCCGGTACGCGCGTGCCGTTCATTGTGCGTTGGCCCGGACAGGTAAAAGCGGGCGTTTCCAACGCGTTGGTAAGCCAAATTGATTTACTGGCTTCCTTTGCCGCATTAACCCACCAAACCTTTGATGCCACCACCGCCCCCGACACCAAAGATTATCTGTCGGCTTTTTTGGGTAAAGACAAAAAAGGGCGTGATTATTTGATAGAACACGCCGGTACTTTTTCCATCATCAAAGGAGACTGGAAATACATTGAACCGAGCCAAAGAGCAAAGAAAAGCATTGAAACCAATACCGAATTGGGCAATGACCCGCAGCCGCAATTGTATAATTTAGCCAAGGACGTTGGCGAAAAAATTAATCTGGCGGAGGCTAATTTAGAGAAAGTGAAGGAGTTGCAGGCGTTTTTGAAGGAGGTGAAGGAGGGAAGGAGGTAG
- a CDS encoding arylsulfatase: MQRFLFLLLIPVSALVNAQKTAAKPNVIYIFADDLGYGELGCYGQKKIKTPHLDRLAAGGMRFTQHYASAPVCAPSRCGLMTGRHTGHTYIRGNYELGGFEDDKEGGQMPLHEGAFTLGHLFQQAGYKTGAVGKWGMGMANTTGNPNLQGFDFFYGLLCQKQSHNFYPTHLWKNGEKVPLNNPFIRVHRPMPEGDENYDYYTGKEYAIDKMTEEATGFITENKNTPFFLYLPYTLPHLSLQAPPEAVKEYLGRFEDKPYRGQNGYASTRYQYATYAAMISYLDKQVGIIWELLKKSGLEENTLIMFSSDNGATFDKAVDTKFFESNGPLRGVKRDVYEGGIRMPMIAYWKNKIKPGQTTDHVSAQYDVMATCAELLGMGVTSTQPTNKRADVGVGFTSTQSTNKRADVGVGFTSTQSTNKRADVGVGFTSTQSTNKRADVGWASRPPTHEQKGRRRGGRYVHPTHEQKGRRRGGRYVHPIHEQKGRRRGGRYVHPTHEQKGRRKACPYDRWHFFPADVAQQGHPKTTRFPLF, from the coding sequence ATGCAACGATTCCTGTTTCTGCTTCTTATTCCTGTCTCGGCTTTAGTGAATGCCCAAAAAACCGCTGCCAAGCCCAACGTGATCTACATCTTTGCCGATGATCTGGGCTACGGTGAATTGGGTTGTTACGGACAAAAAAAGATAAAAACACCCCATCTGGACCGCCTGGCGGCGGGCGGAATGCGTTTTACCCAACACTACGCTTCGGCACCCGTATGCGCCCCCTCCCGCTGTGGGCTCATGACAGGCCGACATACCGGGCATACGTACATTCGGGGAAATTATGAACTGGGGGGCTTTGAAGATGACAAAGAAGGCGGCCAAATGCCGCTTCACGAAGGGGCTTTTACATTGGGACATCTCTTCCAACAGGCCGGCTACAAAACGGGAGCCGTGGGCAAATGGGGCATGGGCATGGCCAATACCACCGGCAATCCCAACCTGCAAGGCTTTGATTTCTTTTACGGCCTGCTGTGCCAGAAACAATCCCATAACTTTTATCCTACTCATTTGTGGAAAAACGGCGAGAAAGTACCGCTCAATAATCCCTTCATCCGCGTCCACCGGCCGATGCCCGAAGGCGACGAAAACTACGACTACTACACCGGCAAGGAATACGCCATTGACAAAATGACCGAGGAAGCGACGGGTTTTATTACCGAAAATAAAAATACCCCTTTCTTTCTGTACCTGCCTTATACCCTACCCCACCTCTCGTTGCAGGCACCACCCGAAGCCGTTAAAGAATACCTCGGGCGGTTTGAGGACAAACCCTATCGGGGCCAAAATGGCTACGCTTCCACCCGTTATCAATACGCCACCTACGCGGCGATGATCTCGTATTTGGACAAACAGGTGGGTATTATTTGGGAGTTGCTGAAAAAATCAGGGCTGGAAGAAAATACTCTCATCATGTTCTCCAGCGACAACGGCGCTACTTTTGACAAAGCCGTGGATACTAAGTTCTTTGAAAGCAACGGTCCCCTGCGCGGAGTGAAGCGAGACGTGTATGAAGGCGGCATCCGAATGCCGATGATCGCGTATTGGAAGAATAAAATCAAGCCGGGACAAACCACCGACCACGTATCGGCACAATACGACGTCATGGCTACCTGTGCCGAATTGCTCGGAATGGGCGTTACGTCCACCCAACCCACGAACAAAAGGGCAGACGTAGGGGTGGGCTTCACGTCCACCCAATCCACGAACAAAAGGGCAGACGTAGGGGTGGGCTTCACGTCCACCCAATCCACGAACAAAAGGGCAGACGTAGGGGTGGGCTTCACGTCCACCCAATCCACGAACAAAAGGGCAGACGTAGGGTGGGCTTCACGTCCACCAACCCACGAACAAAAGGGCAGACGTAGGGGTGGGCGTTACGTCCACCCAACCCACGAACAAAAGGGCAGACGTAGGGGTGGGCGTTACGTCCACCCAATCCACGAACAAAAGGGCAGACGTAGGGGTGGGCGTTACGTCCACCCAACCCACGAACAAAAGGGCAGACGTAAAGCCTGCCCCTACGACCGATGGCATTTCTTTCCTGCCGACGTTGCTCAACAAGGGCACCCAAAAACAACACGATTTCCTTTATTTTGA